From a single Cyanobacteria bacterium QS_8_64_29 genomic region:
- a CDS encoding ribosome biogenesis GTPase Der, whose translation MQQRPVVAIIGRPNVGKSALVNRIASARASIVDERAGMTRDRVYQDAFWQDRDFAAVDTGGLIFEDDTEFLLHIREQAAAALEEACAAVLVVDGQAGLTALDEAIADWLRRQSVPVLLAVNKCESPQWGLAQAAEFWALDLGEPFPVSGMHGSGVGDLLDALVAKFPPPAPPAERAPINVAIVGRPNVGKSSLLNAISGVTRAIVTPQAGTTRDAIDRTVERQGQPYRLIDTAGIRRKKNVRYGPEFFGINRAFKAIRRADVVVLVLDATEGITEQDLKLAGRIQDQGRAAVIVINKWDAVAKDSHTLDQFQRYVRDRLSFVDWAETAFVSATTGKRVSQILDRVEAAAGEHRRRVSTAVLNEALQEAVAWHTPPTNRQGRQGKIYYATQASSQPPTVVLFVNDPRRFPANYCRYIERQLRQQLGFAGTPLRLRWRAKSARALEGSLNRATRV comes from the coding sequence ATGCAACAGCGACCGGTTGTCGCCATCATCGGACGGCCCAACGTGGGCAAATCGGCGCTCGTCAACCGCATTGCGAGCGCCCGCGCCTCCATCGTCGACGAGCGCGCCGGCATGACGCGCGATCGCGTCTATCAGGACGCGTTTTGGCAAGACCGCGATTTTGCCGCGGTCGACACGGGGGGCTTGATCTTTGAAGACGACACCGAGTTTCTGCTCCACATCCGCGAGCAGGCTGCTGCTGCGCTGGAAGAGGCGTGCGCGGCCGTTTTGGTGGTCGACGGCCAGGCCGGTCTGACGGCACTGGATGAAGCCATTGCCGATTGGCTGCGACGGCAGTCCGTCCCCGTGCTGCTAGCGGTCAACAAGTGCGAATCCCCCCAATGGGGCCTGGCGCAAGCCGCCGAGTTCTGGGCGCTGGATCTGGGCGAGCCGTTTCCGGTTTCGGGCATGCACGGTAGCGGCGTGGGCGATCTGCTCGATGCCCTGGTGGCGAAGTTCCCGCCGCCAGCGCCGCCCGCCGAGCGAGCGCCCATCAACGTTGCCATTGTGGGCCGCCCCAACGTGGGCAAATCCAGCCTGCTCAATGCCATTAGCGGCGTTACCCGCGCCATCGTCACGCCCCAAGCCGGGACCACGCGCGATGCCATCGATCGCACCGTCGAGCGGCAAGGTCAGCCCTATCGCCTGATCGACACGGCCGGGATCCGCCGCAAGAAAAACGTGCGCTACGGGCCGGAGTTTTTCGGCATCAACCGCGCCTTCAAAGCCATCCGCCGCGCCGATGTCGTCGTGCTGGTGCTGGATGCCACTGAGGGCATTACCGAGCAGGATCTCAAGCTGGCCGGCCGGATTCAGGATCAGGGGCGCGCAGCGGTCATTGTCATCAACAAGTGGGACGCCGTTGCCAAAGACTCGCACACTCTCGATCAGTTCCAGCGCTACGTCCGCGATCGCCTGTCGTTTGTCGACTGGGCCGAGACGGCCTTTGTTAGCGCCACCACCGGCAAGCGCGTCTCGCAAATTCTGGATCGCGTCGAGGCGGCGGCCGGCGAGCATCGGCGCCGCGTTAGCACTGCCGTGCTCAACGAGGCCCTCCAGGAAGCGGTTGCGTGGCACACCCCACCCACCAACCGCCAGGGGCGGCAGGGCAAAATCTACTACGCCACCCAGGCCAGCAGCCAGCCGCCCACGGTGGTACTGTTTGTCAACGACCCCCGACGGTTCCCGGCCAACTACTGCCGCTACATCGAACGCCAGCTGCGCCAGCAACTAGGCTTTGCCGGGACGCCGCTGCGCTTGCGCTGGCGGGCTAAAAGCGCCCGCGCGCTCGAGGGGAGCCTCAACCGGGCAACGCGCGTCTGA